One Glutamicibacter halophytocola DNA segment encodes these proteins:
- a CDS encoding SURF1 family cytochrome oxidase biogenesis protein, whose product MFKTALKPKWIGALIAALALATGFVALSGWQFGASESEPIVKVDKTEKPVELINHQEIGTELLGTKADQIVTFTGEFVPGTDQLIDERIENGKKGVWVISEFKVDGAKQDAGIAVVRGWQPEETTPSAAPQGELKITGRLLPSEGPENEHDLRSKTLPSIASAQLANMWDSVLYDGFISAHEITTIKGQSVQQPGIDMIYVGPQPQEAQVNWLNVFYGIEWVLFAGFAVFLWYRMVRDDYQRDLDEIAERAAQARDAGTGQSPPGTTND is encoded by the coding sequence GTGTTTAAAACCGCTCTGAAGCCCAAGTGGATCGGCGCCCTCATTGCCGCGCTCGCCCTCGCCACCGGATTCGTCGCCCTCTCGGGTTGGCAGTTCGGCGCCTCCGAGAGCGAGCCCATTGTCAAGGTCGACAAGACCGAGAAGCCGGTAGAACTGATCAATCACCAAGAGATCGGCACCGAGCTTCTGGGCACCAAAGCGGATCAAATCGTCACCTTCACCGGTGAATTTGTTCCCGGAACCGACCAGCTCATCGACGAGCGAATCGAAAACGGCAAAAAAGGCGTCTGGGTCATCAGCGAATTCAAGGTTGATGGCGCGAAGCAGGATGCAGGCATAGCGGTAGTGCGCGGCTGGCAGCCAGAGGAAACCACGCCTTCGGCAGCTCCTCAGGGCGAACTGAAAATCACCGGTCGCCTGCTGCCGAGCGAAGGCCCGGAGAACGAGCACGACCTGCGCAGCAAGACCCTCCCATCGATCGCTTCAGCGCAGCTGGCGAATATGTGGGATTCGGTCCTCTATGACGGATTCATCTCAGCCCACGAGATCACCACCATCAAGGGCCAGAGCGTTCAACAGCCCGGCATCGACATGATCTACGTCGGGCCACAGCCGCAGGAAGCCCAGGTCAACTGGCTCAACGTCTTCTACGGAATCGAATGGGTGCTCTTCGCCGGCTTCGCAGTCTTCCTCTGGTACCGCATGGTCCGCGATGATTATCAGCGGGACCTCGATGAGATTGCCGAGCGGGCCGCCCAAGCCCGCGATGCAGGCACCGGACAGAGCCCGCCGGGCACCACGAACGACTAG
- a CDS encoding GuaB3 family IMP dehydrogenase-related protein gives MSNEIEIGRGKRAQKAYSLDDVAIVPNRRTRDPKDVSVSWQIDAFQFDTPILGAPMDSVTSPATAIALGKLGGLGVLNLEGLWTRYENPEAVLAEIAGLKSEAATRNDPKITAKLQELYSAPIQPELITSRISEIRDSGVVVAGSLTPQRTQEHYKTVVAAGVDIFVIRGTTVSAEHVSKTTEPLNLKQFIYELDVPVIVGGAAGYTPAMHLMRTGAAGVLVGFGGGASSTTRRTLGIHAPMATAIADVAAARRDYIEESGGRYVHVIADGGMGNSGDIVKAIAMGADAVMLGTALARAEEAPGAGYHWGMEAVHEASPRGDRAKVGTVGSLEKVLYGPSHETNGTSNLVGALRRSMATTGYSTLKEFQRVDVVLSPYESDRY, from the coding sequence GTGAGCAATGAGATTGAGATCGGCCGCGGCAAGCGGGCACAAAAGGCATATTCCCTGGACGACGTAGCGATCGTACCGAATCGCCGTACCCGTGATCCGAAGGACGTTTCGGTGTCCTGGCAGATTGACGCATTCCAATTCGACACCCCTATCCTGGGCGCACCGATGGACTCGGTGACCTCGCCGGCCACCGCCATTGCCCTGGGCAAGCTCGGCGGCTTGGGCGTGCTGAACCTCGAAGGCCTGTGGACTCGGTACGAGAACCCGGAAGCCGTGCTGGCTGAAATCGCCGGTTTGAAGTCCGAGGCGGCAACCCGCAACGACCCGAAGATTACCGCCAAGCTGCAGGAACTGTACTCGGCACCCATCCAGCCGGAACTGATCACCTCGCGCATCTCCGAGATCCGCGACTCCGGCGTTGTTGTTGCCGGATCGCTGACTCCACAGCGCACCCAAGAGCACTACAAGACCGTAGTTGCTGCCGGCGTAGACATCTTTGTCATCCGCGGCACCACCGTTTCGGCTGAGCATGTCTCGAAGACCACGGAACCACTGAACCTCAAGCAGTTCATTTATGAACTCGACGTCCCTGTCATCGTTGGCGGTGCCGCTGGCTACACCCCGGCAATGCACCTGATGCGCACCGGTGCTGCCGGTGTCCTGGTCGGCTTCGGTGGTGGCGCTTCGTCGACCACCCGTCGCACCCTGGGCATCCACGCGCCGATGGCTACCGCCATTGCTGACGTAGCTGCTGCACGCCGCGATTACATCGAAGAGTCCGGCGGACGCTATGTCCACGTCATCGCCGATGGCGGCATGGGCAACTCCGGGGACATCGTCAAGGCCATCGCCATGGGCGCCGACGCTGTCATGCTCGGCACCGCACTGGCTCGTGCCGAAGAAGCACCAGGCGCCGGCTACCACTGGGGCATGGAAGCGGTTCACGAGGCCAGCCCACGTGGCGACCGTGCCAAGGTTGGCACCGTCGGTTCCCTGGAAAAGGTCCTCTATGGCCCATCCCATGAAACCAACGGAACCTCCAACCTGGTGGGCGCACTGCGCCGTTCGATGGCCACTACCGGCTACTCGACCCTGAAGGAATTCCAGCGTGTAGACGTGGTGCTTTCCCCATACGAGTCTGACCGCTACTGA